In Salisediminibacterium beveridgei, one DNA window encodes the following:
- a CDS encoding YqzM family protein, whose product MNEFEKDVQSKRNDAIDSGIGFVASFGFFITIFVIANVIDLFLG is encoded by the coding sequence ATGAACGAATTTGAAAAGGACGTCCAGTCCAAGCGTAACGACGCCATAGACAGTGGTATCGGTTTTGTGGCATCATTCGGGTTTTTTATAACCATATTTGTGATCGCAAACGTGATTGATCTGTTTTTGGGCTGA
- a CDS encoding class I SAM-dependent DNA methyltransferase codes for MYHHFSSVYDQLMEDAPYDDWLDYTRRYVKPGSEILDVACGTGTFTLLLAEEGYQVSGVDLSTDMLTIADTKSRLKNLRIPFLHQDMRKLDGFFDLDAVLLFCDGLNYLQGQADVRATFDAVFQSLKSGGEFLFDVHSPYKIEEVFHHQMYGENGEDISYMWFSEEGDEPLSVNHIITFFRKREDGTYERFDEEHYQRTFSPDVYFDLLYKTGFKDIDITASFGNEPVKEETERIFFRAVKP; via the coding sequence ATGTACCACCATTTTTCATCCGTATATGATCAATTAATGGAAGATGCTCCTTATGATGATTGGCTGGATTATACGAGAAGATATGTAAAACCCGGATCAGAAATTCTGGATGTGGCTTGCGGTACAGGGACATTCACACTGCTTTTGGCAGAAGAAGGTTATCAGGTCAGTGGTGTTGATCTTTCCACGGATATGCTGACAATCGCGGATACCAAGTCCCGCTTAAAGAATTTGCGGATCCCATTTTTGCATCAGGATATGCGAAAACTCGATGGTTTTTTCGATCTGGATGCTGTCCTTTTATTTTGTGACGGTTTAAATTATTTACAGGGTCAGGCGGACGTAAGAGCGACGTTTGACGCCGTTTTTCAATCCTTGAAAAGCGGGGGCGAATTTTTGTTTGATGTTCATTCACCTTACAAGATTGAAGAAGTATTTCATCATCAAATGTACGGTGAGAACGGTGAAGATATTTCATATATGTGGTTCTCTGAAGAAGGAGATGAGCCACTGAGTGTCAACCACATTATTACGTTTTTCCGAAAACGTGAAGACGGCACGTATGAAAGATTCGATGAAGAGCATTATCAGCGGACGTTTTCACCGGATGTGTATTTTGACCTCTTGTACAAAACCGGCTTTAAAGACATCGATATAACGGCTTCATTCGGAAATGAACCTGTAAAAGAGGAAACAGAACGGATTTTCTTCAGGGCTGTAAAACCATAA
- the rpsT gene encoding 30S ribosomal protein S20, with protein sequence MANIKSSKKRVLTNEKRRAKNASFKSELRSAVKSFYTMAEKKDVEGAKSAFTTAVKKIDKAVNRGVYHKNKAARQKSALQQKMNELSA encoded by the coding sequence ATGGCAAATATTAAATCGTCGAAAAAACGCGTATTGACAAACGAAAAGCGCCGGGCAAAAAACGCTTCATTCAAGTCAGAGTTGCGCAGTGCTGTAAAATCTTTCTACACGATGGCAGAAAAGAAAGACGTAGAAGGAGCAAAATCAGCCTTCACTACTGCTGTTAAGAAGATTGATAAAGCAGTTAACCGTGGTGTCTACCACAAGAACAAAGCTGCCCGTCAAAAATCTGCACTTCAGCAGAAAATGAACGAACTCAGCGCATAA
- a CDS encoding DNA internalization-related competence protein ComEC/Rec2 — translation MRPLVLLALWTLTFAALLEGVPITVIGICLGLSIAGSVRLIHSNRNGENLIMYLVFIAGLFTVAALLFYHQTKDELPLIDETPQSVSGIVAQSPTETAGGNYLRFQWQTAMIGNVLVYVNQEEGPVVIPSGSRCLISEPDLIRPQGPSNPHEFDFATHLYRQNIHNQLFISPHQIRCHPDKAGGFHLIRRFREAGIQKVDDGISGIAPRSSALMKALVFGDRGDIPDDILNAYQRLGIIHLLAVSGLHVGLLTLYLHWILMRIGLTRETAIWLLLFILPFFMIVAGGAPSVVRASVTVMIVILVKKTGQGLMAADAISLVCILLLIMNPALIHHIGFQLSFLTSFTLILSVTILKNESRTRQLMLVTISAQVISAPVTIGAFYEWSVLAVFANLLMVPLVTVILLPTAFLSVLLLNLHQSLAYIPVAIMEGILVAVDSILVQSGERSFAAILFGSLSEWQLLMLCASTLSFFLIWELSGGRRLLKAGIPFLLSLGIVYATPYFDSGTTVTFLDVGQGDAAVIELPFRRGVYMVDTGGIRDWHDADGPYEFTIKPFLRGQGIRKLDKVLLSHGHHDHVGEMCAIVKDIQVDLVLFSGAKEPEPIMLETLHCVQDLGGRVSYSSRGDRWIDGDSYWQVLHPEPGDAFSENDMSMVLHASIQGVTILFTGDVEETVEARLVERNLLTPVDILKVAHHGSRTSSTVQFVAATDPAEAVISAGRHNTYGHPHEDVVNRFLDQGTVLYQTADEGAVQYRIQNGSYEVETFRLEQ, via the coding sequence ATGAGACCGCTCGTCCTTCTCGCGCTCTGGACGCTGACGTTTGCTGCGCTCCTGGAAGGTGTACCCATAACGGTGATTGGGATATGTCTCGGATTGTCGATCGCTGGGAGCGTCCGGTTGATCCACTCGAACCGTAATGGGGAAAATCTAATTATGTACCTGGTGTTCATTGCCGGATTATTTACGGTGGCTGCGTTGCTGTTTTATCATCAGACGAAAGATGAGCTGCCATTGATCGATGAGACTCCTCAGTCTGTATCAGGAATCGTGGCGCAATCGCCAACCGAAACTGCAGGGGGGAACTATTTGCGGTTTCAATGGCAGACGGCTATGATTGGCAACGTTCTGGTTTATGTAAATCAAGAAGAGGGACCGGTCGTGATTCCGTCAGGGTCAAGATGTTTAATCTCTGAACCGGATTTAATCCGTCCGCAAGGGCCGTCCAATCCTCATGAATTTGATTTTGCGACTCACCTGTACCGGCAGAACATTCACAATCAATTGTTTATTTCACCTCATCAGATTCGCTGTCATCCGGATAAAGCAGGGGGATTTCATCTTATCCGGCGGTTCCGGGAGGCAGGAATTCAGAAAGTGGATGATGGAATCAGTGGTATTGCCCCCCGATCATCGGCCTTAATGAAGGCGTTGGTGTTCGGTGATCGGGGTGATATTCCAGATGACATTCTGAATGCCTATCAACGTCTTGGCATCATTCATTTATTAGCGGTTTCCGGTTTGCATGTCGGCTTATTGACACTGTACCTCCATTGGATACTCATGCGGATTGGTCTGACACGTGAAACTGCCATATGGCTGTTGCTTTTCATATTGCCCTTTTTCATGATTGTTGCAGGAGGAGCGCCTTCGGTAGTGAGAGCTTCCGTTACCGTGATGATTGTTATTCTGGTGAAAAAAACAGGGCAAGGACTGATGGCAGCTGATGCCATTTCACTCGTATGTATCCTGCTTTTGATAATGAATCCAGCATTGATTCATCACATTGGTTTTCAACTTAGTTTTTTGACCTCTTTCACGTTAATTCTATCGGTGACTATATTGAAGAATGAATCGCGAACCCGGCAGTTGATGCTCGTGACAATTTCTGCACAGGTCATCTCTGCACCTGTAACCATAGGGGCTTTTTATGAATGGAGTGTGTTGGCAGTATTTGCGAATCTTTTGATGGTCCCACTGGTGACGGTCATTCTCCTGCCCACTGCCTTCCTGTCCGTGTTATTGCTGAATCTGCACCAGAGTCTGGCGTATATCCCTGTTGCGATTATGGAAGGAATCCTTGTTGCAGTAGATTCTATTCTGGTTCAATCAGGGGAACGCTCGTTTGCAGCAATTTTGTTCGGTTCATTGTCAGAATGGCAATTACTGATGTTATGTGCGTCAACCTTGTCATTTTTTCTGATCTGGGAACTCTCAGGGGGAAGACGTTTACTGAAAGCAGGAATTCCTTTTCTGTTGAGCTTGGGTATTGTCTATGCAACTCCTTATTTTGATTCGGGAACAACGGTGACGTTTTTGGATGTCGGGCAAGGAGATGCTGCTGTGATCGAGTTACCGTTTCGAAGGGGTGTCTATATGGTCGATACTGGAGGAATTCGTGACTGGCATGATGCGGATGGTCCTTATGAATTTACGATTAAACCCTTTCTCAGAGGACAAGGAATCCGCAAACTGGATAAAGTCCTGCTGTCTCATGGCCACCACGATCATGTCGGTGAAATGTGTGCGATCGTAAAAGACATTCAGGTAGATCTAGTGTTGTTTTCCGGAGCGAAAGAACCCGAACCGATCATGCTTGAGACATTGCATTGCGTGCAAGACCTGGGAGGACGGGTCAGCTACAGTTCAAGAGGAGATCGTTGGATCGATGGTGATAGTTATTGGCAGGTGCTCCATCCGGAACCGGGTGATGCATTCTCTGAGAATGATATGTCCATGGTATTACACGCCTCAATTCAAGGTGTGACAATATTGTTCACGGGGGATGTGGAAGAAACTGTCGAAGCGAGGCTGGTGGAAAGGAACCTGCTGACTCCAGTGGATATTCTTAAAGTAGCTCATCACGGCAGCAGGACTTCAAGCACAGTGCAATTTGTTGCTGCAACTGATCCGGCAGAGGCCGTCATCTCTGCCGGGCGTCACAACACCTATGGACATCCGCATGAAGATGTCGTCAATCGATTTCTTGATCAGGGGACAGTCCTCTATCAGACTGCAGATGAGGGTGCTGTGCAATACCGGATACAAAATGGTTCCTATGAAGTAGAGACGTTTCGTTTGGAACAATAA
- the holA gene encoding DNA polymerase III subunit delta, producing MKLVQDLSAGKMDRVYLLYGTETYLMEDVLQRIIANSLSEEQHDFNYSKFDMNEMPVELAVEEAFTFPFMGGQRVVLIRDPWFLTAQKDKSDVEHNTDALLSYISQAPEETIMILFAPYEKLDERKKLVKTLKKNVRVYKAEPMSEKELREWISARTETAEVQFEQEAVDAFLTLTGANLMVMASELNKLTLYAADGGVITREIVYDLVARSLEEDIFALVEAAVNHHTSEALKIYKDLLKQKEAPLKILSLMVRQFRILYQVKELKGQGYSEKAMAGKLKLHPYVVKLAGRQSSRFQARYLLKQIDELAEIDHRIKTGQISDEMAVELYLLKPGT from the coding sequence ATGAAGCTGGTTCAGGATCTTTCTGCCGGTAAAATGGACCGCGTGTATCTTTTATATGGGACGGAAACCTATCTCATGGAGGATGTGTTGCAACGGATCATTGCCAACAGTTTATCTGAAGAACAGCATGACTTTAATTACAGTAAATTTGATATGAACGAAATGCCTGTTGAGCTTGCAGTAGAAGAGGCTTTCACCTTCCCGTTCATGGGTGGTCAGCGGGTTGTGCTGATCCGCGATCCATGGTTTTTAACAGCACAAAAGGATAAGAGTGATGTGGAACATAATACGGATGCACTGCTGTCCTACATTTCACAAGCACCTGAAGAAACGATCATGATTCTTTTTGCGCCATATGAGAAACTCGATGAACGAAAAAAACTTGTGAAAACCTTGAAAAAAAATGTCCGGGTATACAAAGCCGAACCCATGTCTGAGAAAGAACTGCGTGAATGGATTTCAGCGAGAACGGAAACGGCCGAAGTCCAGTTTGAACAGGAAGCTGTGGATGCTTTTTTGACATTGACAGGTGCCAATTTGATGGTCATGGCATCCGAGCTAAATAAATTGACGCTTTATGCGGCGGACGGCGGTGTGATTACCCGGGAGATTGTTTATGACCTGGTCGCACGCTCCCTTGAGGAAGATATTTTCGCTCTCGTTGAAGCAGCTGTGAATCATCACACGAGTGAAGCACTCAAAATCTACAAAGATTTATTAAAGCAAAAGGAAGCACCTTTAAAAATTTTATCGCTGATGGTCAGACAGTTTCGCATTCTTTATCAGGTGAAAGAACTGAAAGGACAAGGGTACAGTGAAAAAGCAATGGCTGGAAAGTTGAAACTGCATCCTTATGTTGTGAAACTGGCAGGCAGACAATCGTCGAGATTTCAAGCCCGGTATTTGCTGAAGCAAATTGATGAATTGGCTGAGATCGATCACCGGATCAAGACCGGTCAAATCAGTGATGAAATGGCTGTGGAATTGTATCTGTTGAAACCAGGTACGTGA
- a CDS encoding helix-hairpin-helix domain-containing protein codes for MNHVRANAKLIAISALAGCVLMLIAGYVVFNVMNGQAASSDWEDWFMEEAATENAEQEETDEQSGFDQPESSDTVVDDAFYIDVKGAVRRPGVYRLLDGSRVLDAVMEAGGFIDDAAYDGINLAQKLHDEMVVFVPYVYQEEQMEGIPFATEWTVSENEKDGAVCLNSSDQAELETLPGIGPSKAAAIISYREEAGAFSTIDELKNVPGIGDKTFVTLESLIQVTPGSIP; via the coding sequence ATGAATCATGTACGTGCGAATGCAAAGTTGATTGCCATCAGTGCATTGGCGGGATGTGTCCTGATGCTGATCGCCGGTTATGTAGTGTTCAATGTAATGAACGGGCAGGCTGCTTCTTCTGACTGGGAGGACTGGTTTATGGAAGAGGCTGCAACGGAAAACGCAGAACAGGAAGAAACGGATGAACAATCAGGCTTTGACCAACCTGAATCCAGTGATACTGTGGTTGATGATGCGTTTTATATTGATGTGAAAGGGGCTGTGAGACGCCCTGGCGTCTATCGTCTGTTAGACGGTTCAAGAGTATTGGATGCTGTTATGGAAGCAGGCGGTTTCATTGACGATGCGGCCTATGATGGCATTAACCTGGCACAAAAGCTTCATGATGAGATGGTCGTTTTCGTCCCTTATGTATACCAGGAAGAACAAATGGAAGGAATCCCGTTTGCAACTGAATGGACAGTCAGTGAAAATGAGAAAGATGGCGCGGTGTGTTTGAATTCATCCGATCAGGCTGAACTTGAAACACTGCCTGGAATCGGCCCTTCCAAGGCAGCGGCTATCATTTCTTACCGGGAAGAAGCAGGTGCTTTTTCAACTATTGACGAGTTAAAAAATGTTCCGGGAATTGGCGATAAGACGTTCGTCACACTGGAATCCTTAATTCAGGTCACGCCGGGTTCTATACCATGA
- the rsfS gene encoding ribosome silencing factor, which yields MTTEDLLALAVKAIDDKNGQQIVTMDMKGVSLVADYFVITHGNSETQVEAIAREVKKKAQEYGLDVKRLEGLNDARWVLIDLKYVVIHVFHKEERLYYNLEKLWSDARTIPSEDILNMHS from the coding sequence ATGACTACTGAAGATTTACTGGCTTTGGCTGTTAAGGCCATTGATGATAAAAACGGTCAACAGATTGTAACGATGGATATGAAAGGTGTTTCACTTGTAGCGGACTATTTCGTGATTACTCACGGTAATTCCGAGACGCAAGTTGAGGCGATTGCCCGAGAAGTGAAAAAAAAGGCTCAGGAGTATGGCTTGGATGTGAAACGTTTGGAAGGCCTCAATGATGCCAGATGGGTACTGATCGATCTGAAATACGTCGTCATCCATGTATTTCATAAAGAAGAACGGCTTTATTACAATCTGGAGAAGCTTTGGAGTGATGCCAGGACGATTCCGTCGGAGGACATTCTCAATATGCATTCCTGA